Proteins from one Megalopta genalis isolate 19385.01 chromosome 1, iyMegGena1_principal, whole genome shotgun sequence genomic window:
- the LOC117218650 gene encoding PHAF1 protein CG7083 has protein sequence MLELEVVPERSLGCDQWEFILGMHFSQSVSIIQSQVGIIRGVQVLYSDSNPLDVDLVINLPHDGVRLIFDPVVQRLKIIEIYNMKLVKLKYCGLPFNSPEVLPSIEQIEHSFGATHPGVYDSDKQVFVLNFRGLSFYFPIDSKFQPGYAHGLGSLQFPNGTSPLVAKTAIYVGNMAAGSGSDEHNLKTPPPPLPLVCYHNNLYLEKADVMRDKTRTRGLRLHLFTEGSSVTRVLLEPKKHCLTKEVLFGDTCEDVLSALGAPSRVFFKAEDKMRIHSPHAHKRDKIRRSDFFYNYFTLGLDVLFDAKTQCVKKFVLHTNYPGHYNFNMYHRCEFSLSLPPESNSTESGKLIDVSPSPVMITAYTKWDRISEQLKASARPVVLNRASSTNTTNPFGCTFCYGIRDAIVEVMANQHIASVTLYRAA, from the exons ATGTTGGAGCTGGAGGTGGTGCCCGAGAGATCCCTCGGCTGCGACCAGTGGGAATTTATTTTAG GTATGCATTTTTCCCAGTCTGTGTCAATAATACAATCCCAAGTGGGCATTATAAGGGGAGTACAAGTACTTTATAGCGATAGT AATCCTTTAGATGTAGACTTAGTGATAAATTTACCTCACGACGGCGTTCGGCTTATATTTGACCCAGTAGTacaaagattaaaaataattgaaatttataATATGAAGCTAGTGAAACTTAAGTACTGTGGTCTACCATTCAACTCACCAGAGGTATTGCCATCTATCGAACAGATTGAGCATTCGTTTGGGGCTACCCATCCTGGCGTATACGATAGTGATAAACAG GTGTTTGTTTTAAACTTCCGAGGGTTGTCATTTTACTTCCCTATCGACTCAAAGTTTCAGCCTGGGTATGCTCATGGACTTGGGTCATTACAATTTCCAAATGGAACTTCCCCTCTTGTCGCTAAAACGGCTATATATGTTGGTAACATGGCTGCTGGAAGTGGAAGTGACGAGCATAATCTAAAGACACCACCACCTCCCCTACCACTT GTATGTTATCATAACAATCTATATCTGGAGAAGGCAGACGTTATGCGAGATAAGACTCGTACCCGAGGTCTTAGGCTGCATCTCTTCACAGAAGGCAGTTCTGTTACCAGGGTATTACTGGAGCCGAAGAAACACTGCTTGACCAAGGAG GTATTATTTGGCGATACCTGTGAAGATGTGTTGAGCGCCTTAGGCGCACCGTCACGTGTGTTCTTCAAAGCAGAGGACAAAATGCGGATTCACAGTCCACATGCGCACAAACGCGATAAAATAAGACGATCtgattttttctataattatttTACCTTAGGATTG GACGTTTTATTTGATGCGAAAACTCAGTgtgttaaaaaatttgttttacaTACGAATTATCCGGGACATTATAACTTTAATATGTATCACCGTTGTGAATTTTCACTTTCCTTGCCACCAGAGAGTAATTCCACTGAATCGGGAAAGCTTATTGATGTTTCCCCTTCTCCAGTTATG ATCACTGCCTACACCAAATGGGATAGAATAAGTGAGCAACTGAAGGCGAGTGCAAGACCAGTGGTCCTGAATCGAGCGTCTTCGACGAACACAACAAATCCGTTCGGATGCACGTTTTGTTACGGGATCCGCGATGCAATCGTCGAAGTCATGGCGAATCAGCACATCGCAAGCGTAACTTTGTACAGAGCCGCGTGA
- the LOC117218649 gene encoding dual specificity protein phosphatase CDC14A: MYEPKNSKFLRNYRNVRDDRFVDVEDITTVYKHPDLVYICEYIKDRFYFATLANGRNYARNTPNIHCFTTDDELVYNNFYNDFGPLNLACLYKYCCMVKKKLQSPSNKHNQIVHYTSQREDKRANAAYLAASYAVLYLNKSPKEAYNILFIGSDLAIAPFQDASMGSSIYHIHILDCLNALQMASSFGFFYFDDFDLFEYEKYEDMRNGNINWLVPQKFLAFVGPSTEPGTPYHPPECYIDFFLQNGVTAVVRLNKKVYDASRFTTAGISHYDMFMPDGTVPPKRVLHQFLTLSENTTGPIAVHCKAGLGRTGSLIAAYLIKHYKMSAREAIAWIRICRPGSVIGHQQTWLENVEKNLLIAGEQYKLKYFGNMHHKRGIYSMLDKIERNKHGLPRIEGTEPTRYDDAPPEKSTKAKFTRILGRLRNIRGADDSERESQSTRSMTQGDRLNAIKMSRYKQPRSSESQKNCQTYEQDGARSPHKRK, from the exons ATGTACGAGCCGAAGAACTCCAAATTCTTAAGAAACTATCGCAACGTTCGCGACGATAGATTCGTCGACGTGGAAG ATATCACTACGGTTTACAAACATCCGGACCTCGTCTACATCTGCGAATACATAAAGGACCGGTTTTATTTCGCGACGCTAGCCAATGGGCGGAATTATGCGAGAAACACACCGAACATTCACTGTTTCACCACCGACGATGAACTggtctacaataatttttacAATGACTTTGGACCGCTCAATCTCGCCTGTCTCTACAA ATATTGCTGCATGGTGAAGAAGAAGCTGCAGAGCCCATCTAACAAGCACAATCAAATAGTGCACTATACTTCGCAAAGAGAAGATAAGAGAGCGAACGCTGCTTATTTGGCAGCTTCGTATGCTGTGTTGTACTTGAACAAAAGCCCCAAGGAGGCTTACAACATTCTCTTCATTGGTAGTGATTTAGCAATAGCACCGTTCCAAGACGCTTCAATGGGCTCTTCTATTTACCACATCCACATACTCG atTGTTTAAACGCACTCCAAATGGCATCCTCTTTTGGGTTTTTTTATTTCGACGACTTCGATCTCTTCGAATACGAAAAGTACGAGGACATGAGGAATGGTAACATAAACTGGTTGGTACCGCAGAAGTTCCTGGCATTTGTGGGTCCCAGTACCGAACCGGGAACCCCATACCATCCCCCTGAATGTTACATCGATTTCTTTTTACAAAATGGAGTCACCGCTGTGGTTAGATTGAACAAGAAAGTATACGATGCATCGAG gtTCACGACTGCAGGCATTTCTCACTATGACATGTTCATGCCAGACGGCACCGTTCCACCAAAAAGGGTTCTACATCAATTCCTTACGCTGAGCGAAAACACCACCGGACCGATAGCAGTCCACTGTAAG GCTGGACTCGGCAGAACTGGTTCCCTAATTGCGGCCTACTTGATAAAACATTACAAAATGTCTGCAAGAGAAGCCATCGCTTGGATAAGGATTTGTCGACCCGGTTCTGTTATCGGGCATCAGCAAACGTGGCTGGAGAATGTGGAGAAAAATTTGTTGATCGCTGGCGAACAGTACAA ATTAAAGTATTTTGGTAATATGCACCACAAAAGAGGAATATATTCAATGTTGGACAAGATAGAAAGAAACAAACATGGATTACCGCGGATTGAAGGCACAG AGCCAACGAGATACGACGATGCGCCTCCAGAAAAATCGACCAAGGCAAAATTCACTCGAATTCTAG GAAGATTAAGGAACATTCGAGGAGCAGATGATTCGGAAAGGGAATCACAAAGTACACGCAGCATGACACAAGGAGACCGATTGAACGCGATCAAAATGAGCAGATACAAGCAGCCTCGAAGTTCGGAGTCACAGAAGAATTGCCAGACCTACGAGCAAGATGGTGCCCGAAGCCCACATAAAAGGAAATAA